In the genome of Vicia villosa cultivar HV-30 ecotype Madison, WI linkage group LG7, Vvil1.0, whole genome shotgun sequence, one region contains:
- the LOC131619894 gene encoding PKS-NRPS hybrid synthetase cheA-like: MQISGVDPPLKKCDVTQTCVDTTDVFVIGQKFATREEAISWIKEVGIRNKVTVIIARSDIKTDSETQSASKRCGFPFKIRSTPSKDGSGWKIDVKCGVHNHGLPDRFEGHAFVSRLNTDDQQHIVDLTKRHVPPRHILLSLQERDPENVTRITQIYKHKSKIQKDIRGPRTEMQQLLKLVEESGYVYWSRKKDESEVTNKYRQPLFEIVGMTSTKLTFAVAFAYMESEQTETFCWVLDKLKQLFIKQDNCPQVILTDRDLALMKAIETIFPKTANLLCRFHINKNVKSKCKENVVDDMQETVEKMWFELIKASDEMEYHQRLKQLEDACVDSKGFIDYVNDTWLTPHRHRFVEAWINQVLHLGNTTTNRVESAHWKLKQMLENSLGDLCKCWEAMNDNIKIQVGNIRASFQKSFYEVEHAHTSPFYSNLRGSVSRAALRQIAEEWLRIDMVGTDTQKCGCTHRKVYGLPCACELGRYTLSGDAIPIEAIHIHWRKLSIEGNQDIDADDGSEIDMTNAIDEIWKMWRSLDVVGKRALKSRVCEIAYPTTTKMCPPPEKIKTKGGVKKKGKRPVGYDVYRDPSGYEYVDQAHLSSQKSSKRLYSQLSQTSKNKEFDKYIVQFPDYIRPFIDDIVDVRDDGNCGFRAIASLHGYGTDGWSMVRRDLEKEIIGPRSKLYEDLFGERLPTVRSSLVIETLGQQPPNKWMTLPELGYVIANRYNVVLVSLGHPSLSYFPMTSAHSPNASIYCIGFVNGNHWVQVNMNEGFPFPPVTNEWKKYRTKDATSWMVGFAGRLQHWQRLMPILPKYVSLD; the protein is encoded by the exons ATGCAGATTTCCG gtGTGGATCCTCCTTTGAAGAAATGCGATGTAACTCAAACATGTGTGGATACAACTGATGTTTTTGTAATTGGTCAAAAATTTGCTACAAGAGAAGAGGCGATAAGTTGGATTAAGGAGGTTGGAATAAGGAATAAAGTGACAGTTATAATAGCTCGTTCAGATATCAAAACAG ATAGCGAAACCCAAAGTGCTAGTAAGAGATGTGGTTTTCCTTTCAAAATTAGGTCAACACCGTCGAAAGATGGTTCTGGATGGAAGATCGATGTAAAATGTGGAGTACACAACCACGGCTTACCTGATAGATTTGAAGGTCATGCTTTCGTAAGTCGACTAAATACAGATGATCAGCAACATATTGTTGATTTGACAAAACGTCATGTTCCACCAAGACACATATTATTGTCATTGCAAGAGCGTGACCCGGAGAATGTCACTCGGATCacgcaaatatacaaacataagaGTAAGATACAAAAAGACATAAGGGGTCCTAGAACAGAAATGCAACAATTGCTCAAGTTGGTTGAAGAATCAGGTTATGTTTACTGGAGTAGGAAAAAGGATGAGTCagaagtt acaaacaagtacagGCAACCGTTGTTTGAAATAGTTGGTATGACATCAACTAAATTAACATTTGCTGTTGCATTTGCCTATATGGAATCTGAGCAGACAGAGACTTTTTGTTGGgtattggataagttgaaacagTTGTTTATCAAGCAGGATAATTGTCCTCAAGTAATCTTGACTGATAGAGATCTTGCTCTAATGAAAGCCATTGAAACAATATTTCCAAAGACAGCTAATTTGCTTTGCCGATTTCACATCAACAAAAACGTGAAATCAAAGTGTAAGGAAAATGTTGTGGATGATATGCAAGAAACAGTGGAGAAAATGTGGTTTGAACTGATAAAGGCTAGTGATGAGATGGAGTACCATCAACGGTTGAAACAACTTGAGGATGCATGTGTTGACTCCAAAGGTTTTATTGATTATGTGAATGACACATGGTTGACACCGCACAGACATCGATTTGTCGAAGCATGGATCAATCAAGTGTTACATTTGGGCAACACCACAACAAATAG ggTGGAGTCTGCGCATTGGAAACTTAAGCAAATGTTAGAGAATAGCTTAGGTGATTTATGCAAATGTTGGGAGGCTATGAATGACAATATCAAGATACAAGTGGGCAACATTAGAGCTTCATTTCAGAAGAGTTTTTATGAAGTTGAGCATGCACATACTAGTCCTTTTTATTCAAATTTGCGTGGTTCAGTATCAAGAGCTGCATTGAGGCAGATTGCTGAAGAGTGGTTGAGGATTGACATGGTGGGTACCGATACGCAAAAGTGCGGATGTACTCATAGAAAAGTATATGGGTTACCATGTGCTTGTGAGTTAGGGAGATATACATTGAGTGGTGATGCGATACCAATTGAGGCTATTCATATTCATTGGAGGAAACTAAGTATAGAAGGAAATCAAGATATAGAtgcagatgatggatcagaaataGACATGACAAATGCAATCGATGAAATTTGGAAAATGTGGAGGTCATTAGATGTTGTCGGAAAAAGAGCATTAAAAAGCAGAGTGTGTGAGATTGCTTATCCAACTACAACAAAGATGTGTCCACCGCctgaaaaaattaaaaccaaaggaGGGGTTAAGAAAAAAGGGAAGAGACCTGTGGGATATGATGTTTATCGTGATCCTTCAGGATATGAGTATGTTGATCAAGCACATTTGAGttctcaaaaatcttcaaagagGTTATATTCACAACTATCCCAAACctcaaaaaataaagaatttgatAAATACATTGTACAATTTCCAGATTACATCAGACCatttattgatgacattgttgatgTAAGAGATGATGGAAATTGTGGGTTTAGAGCCATTGCATCTTTGCATGGTTATGGCACAGATGGATGGTCAATGGTTCGTCGGGATTTGGAGAAAGAAATTATAGGTCCTAGAAGCAAGTTGTATGAGGATTTATTTGGTGAACGCCTTCCAACAGTGAGATCATCGTTGGTGATAGAAACTTTAGGACAACAACCACCAAATAAATGGATGACGTTACCTGAGTTAGGATATGTAATAGCTAATCGGTATAATGTTGTTCTCGTCTCTTTAGGTCACCCTAGTTTGAGTTACTTTCCTATGACGAGTGCACATTCACCTAATGCATCCATTTACTGCATCGGATTTGTCAATGGAAATCATTGGGTTCAG GTAAACATGAATGAAGGATTCCCGTTTCCACCTGTCACAAATGAATGGAAGAAATATCGCACAAAAGATGCGACTTCTTGGATGGTAGGATTTGCCGGGCGGTTACAACATTGGCAACGGCTTATGCCTATACTGCCAAAATATGTCAGCTTAGATTGA
- the LOC131619893 gene encoding protein MAIN-LIKE 1-like encodes MGFPVLLALGRITHPWVVRRRGGAIDGMRQRGRQRREADGEGQQGAAPEVGPQHPAFPGGPTDTSLLVRYQRHVACHLWLGEERRPKPTLKVAAHGSKLIGWVPAMLPRQMENWLVASGLSSLQHTSLARIDTHLLSAFVERWHPETSSFHMPFGEMTITLDDVSCLLHVPIRGQLVDPDVVVTDYDAIHLAVELFGVSLSDATTEASAVRGPYYKLDWLKQVFEQQRAANNFTGAMRAYMMLLLGCTILADKTFTLVEAKYLPLLRDLDTCGSYCWGAAALITLYRYLGDASFYSCKQLGGYASLLQCWIHEYFPIVGKRGTSGLCGIDSPMARAMKWEYRQGTQKLADIRAVCLRQFGYRQYILTAPPNVDTLDVDVEWATYMQSVLQVTRSHDDPRAAFATMPYETDDDYLPWYYMVSHPRLRAPQDDEPMEVPVPVYDEGPSDPRLSYISHELHHYLQRHQAVPEDEQFLEIFRALRLAQDGPLPREGPITYDNESD; translated from the exons ATGGGGTTTCCAGTTCTTCTTGCCCTCGGCCGGATAACCCACCCTTGGG tggtTCGAAGAAGAGGAGGTGCGATCGACGGAATGCGTCAAAGAGGAAGACAACGTCGAGAGGCTGATGGCGAGGGACAGCAGGGAGCTGCTCCTGAGGTTGGTCCGCAGCATCCGGCATTTCCCGGAGGACCTACTGATACATCTTTATTGGTTAGATATCAGAGGCACGTTGCCTGTCATTTATGGTTGGGCGAG GAGAGACGACCAAAGCCGACCTTAAAGGTTGCTGCACATGGCAGCAAATTAATAGGATGGGTTCCGGCAATGCTCCCAAGGCAGATGGAAAATTGGTTAGTTGCATCTGGCCTGTCATCTTTGCAGCATACTAGTTTGGCCAGGATAGATACGCATCTATTATCTGCTTTTGTTGAGAGATGGCATCCTGAAACATCGTCATTTCATATGCCGTTCGGCGAGATGACCATCACGCTAGACGATGTTTCTTGTCTTCTTCATGTACCGATTAGGGGCCAGCTGGTTGACCCCGATGTTGTTGTCACCGATTATGATGCTATCCATCTAGCTGTTGAGTTGTTTGGTGTTTCGCTGAGTGATGCAACTACAGAGGCTTCTGCTGTAAGGGGTCCTTACTATAAATTGGATTGGTTGAAGCAAGTTTTTGAGCAACAAAGAGCTGCGAATAACTTTACAGGCGCTATGAGAGCATACATGATGTTGCTATTAGGTTGTACCATTCTTGCCGACAAGACTTTTACTCTTGTCGAGGCAAAATATCTTCCACTTTTGAGAGATTTGGATACTTGTGGAAGCTATTGCTGGGGGGCAGCTGCACTGATTACTCTGTACAGATACTTAGGGGATGCCTCATTTTATTCATGCAAGCAGCTTGGCGGTTATGCCTCTCTTCTTCAG TGTTGGATTCATGAGTACTTTCCAATTGTTGGAAAGAGAGGTACTTCTGGGTTATGTGGCATTGATAGTCCGATGGCTAGGGCGATGAAATGGGAATATAGGCAGGGGACGCAAAAATTGGCTGACATCCGAGCTGT ATGCTTGCGTCAATTTGGATACAGACAGTACATACTGACTGCTCCTCCTAATGTAGACACACTTGATGTGGATGTTGAGTGGGCTACATATATGCAGAGTGTGTTGCAGGTGACCCGATCCCACGATGATCCCCGAGCTGCTTTTGCCACCATGCCATACGAGACAGACGATGATTATTTGCCGTGGTATTATATGGTGTCACATCCTCGTTTGAGAGCACCACAGGATGATGAGCCGATGGAGGTACCAGTGCCTGTCTATGACGAAGGACCGTCAGACCCGAGATTATCATATATATCTCATGAGCTTCATCATTACTTACAGCGTCATCAGGCTGTTCCTGAAGACGAACAGTTTCTGGAGATATTTAGAGCACTCAGACTTGCACAGGACGGACCATTACCTAGGGAAGGTCCAATTACTTATGACAATGAGTCTGATTGA
- the LOC131616338 gene encoding protein MODIFIED TRANSPORT TO THE VACUOLE 1 has product METSRRAVESYWRSRLIDSATSDEDKVAPVYKLEEICELLRSSHVSIVKELSDFVLKRLEHKSPIVKQKALRLIKYAVGKSGAEFRREMQRHSVAIRQLLHYKGQPDPLKGDALNKAVRDTANEAVSAMFSEDNNNNNNNSNHQHKAAAPSHDLNRRIQGFGNTNYEVPSEDKKSFISEVVGIGSASIKQGLHSLTQGHSLMKNETGNGSYKSPNLQRSLTFESEHGDRYEPVAYRSETQSSFGIPKNQSSGSWKQDSRVTKMEISNGESSGNSSENKTREDRLVETIVTSGGVRLQPSRDAIQAFLTEAAKLDALALGHALELKLQSPIWQVRMKAVCVLESIVRKKDDEHFLYVASYFAENNDVVLKCSESPQASLREKATKVLSLLGGGQPNSSAINSEKAVKTERAAVAELPDLIDTGYSNDNTTNITDEQSIGNLTSSAPLVDDLFGDISDSIGASHELKNDDDPFADVSFHTGERKEQADDLFSGMTVGEDKQGDYESHKQGIQSDPQLFDIFGSSSRQGNHNESVSDLMGGLSIDENTSTMKHKGTSSAVQSESLFSGLNNHTPDNGGMLGSQPVGFNVNPMFPTGHLPYNVQPGVMLNQPYPSQPLNYGAMGTLLAQQQLLATMANFQHLNNVNMRDDGIAQMVGPNGTTPLPDIFQPNFASQTPSSMINNSKKEDNTKAFDFISDHLASARDSRRVI; this is encoded by the exons ATGGAAACGAGTAGAAGAGCGGTGGAATCGTACTGGAGGTCGCGGTTGATTGATTCAGCTACGTCGGATGAAGATAAAGTTGCGCCGGTTTACAAATTGGAAGAGATTTGCGAGCTTTTGCGGTCTTCGCATGTTAGTATTGTCAAGGAGCTTTCGGATTTTGTTTTGAAACGATTGGAACACAAGAGTCCCATTGTAAAGCAGAAG GCATTAAGGTTGATAAAATATGCTGTTGGAAAGTCTGGTGCCGAGTTCAGAAGGGAAATGCAGAGACATTCAGTCGCAATTCGTCAATTATTGCACTACAAGGGACAGCCGGATCCTTTGAAAGGCGATGCACTAAATAAAGCTGTGCGGGACACTGCAAATGAGGCTGTCTCTGCAATGTTTTcagaagataataataataataataataatagtaatcatCAGCATAAGGCTGCCGCACCTTCTCATGATCTTAACCGGCGGATACAAGGGTTTGGGAATACAAACTATGAAGTGCCATCTGAAGATAAGAAGTCTTTTATTAGTGAGGTAGTTGGTATTGGAAGTGCATCAATTAAGCAAGGACTTCATAGCTTAACACAGGGACATTCACTAATGAAGAATGAAACTGGAAATGGAAGCTACAAGAGTCCAAATCTTCAGAGGTCGTTGACCTTCGAATCAGAACATGGTGACAGATATGAACCAGTTGCATATCGCAGTGAAACTCAGAGTAGTTTTGGAATTCCAAAGAATCAATCCAGTGGTTCTTGGAAACAGGATTCAAGAGTAACTAAGATGGAaatttcaaatggtgaatccagtGGAAATTCTTCAGAGAATAAGACTAGAGAGGATAGGTTGGTGGAAACAATTGTAACTTCGGGCGGTGTTCGCCTACAACCCTCTCGAGATGCCATTCAAGCTTTTCTAACAGAGGCTGCAAAGTTAGATGCCCTGGCTTTAGGCCATGCCCTTGAACTAAAGCTCCAATCTCCTATTTGGCAG GTGCGCATGAAAGCTGTTTGTGTTCTTGAGTCCATCGTCAGAAAGAAGGATGATGAACATTTTTTATACGTGGCATCTTACTTTGCTGAAAATAATGATGTAGTGCTGAAATGTTCCGAATCTCCCCAAGCCTCTTTGAGGGAAAAGGCGACAAAG GTTCTTAGCCTTCTAGGTGGAGGCCAGCCAAACAGTTCTGCTATTAATTCAGAGAAGGCTGTAAAGACAGAGCGTGCCGCTGTTGCTGAATTGCCTGACTTGATAGACACTGGCTATTCAAATGACAACACAACCAATATTACAGATGAACAAAGTATAGGGAATTTGACATCATCCGCACCTCTGGTTGATGATTTATTTGGAGATATAAGCGACTCTATTGGAGCTAGTCATGAACTGAAAAATGATGACGACCCATTTGCGGATGTATCATTTCACACAGGTGAACGAAAAGAACAGGCCGATGATTTGTTTTCGGGGATGACAGTTGGCGAAGATAAACAGGGTGACTATGAGAGTCACAAGCAGGGGATTCAAAGTGATCCTCAACTTTTTGACATTTTTGGTTCCAGTTCCAGGCAAGGAAATCATAACGAGTCTGTTAGTGATTTAATGGGTGGTTTGTCAATAGATGAAAACACCTCAACTATGAAGCATAAAGGAACATCTTCTGCGGTGCAATCTGAATCTTTATTTTCAGGTTTAAACAACCATACCCCTGACAATGGCGGTATGTTGGGATCTCAGCCAGTTGGGTTCAATGTAAACCCGATGTTTCCCACTGGGCATCTGCCTTATAATGTGCAGCCTGGTGTTATGTTAAACCAACCATATCCTTCTCAACCTCTTAATTATGGTGCCATGGGTACTCTCTTGGCTCAGCAGCAATTACTGGCAACAATGGCCAATTTCCAACACCTTAATAATGTCAATATGCGAGATGATGGCATTGCTCAAATGGTTGGACCAAATGGAACTACCCCTTTACCAGACATATTTCAACCAAATTTTGCATCTCAAACTCCCAGCTCAATGATCAATAAttcaaagaaagaagataatacaaaagcatttgattttaTCTCG GACCATCTTGCCTCTGCTCGAGATTCAAGAAGAGTGATTTGA